A window of Chlorobium phaeobacteroides DSM 266 genomic DNA:
CATCTAAACTAAGCGTTTGCCTCCTTCGTCCACCCCAGCTACCCTTAGGCGTTGCTTTTCCGGCAGCTTGATTGCTAATATCTCGATGGATACGCACTACAGTAGGCACACTAATACCAAGAAGTTCTGCCGTTTCAGAGTATGTGATATCACAGGTTTTCGGGATAAGAATACTCAAGCCTGCTCTCAGTTCTCGAGCGGTATTTGCTTCTTTTACAATCTTTTTGGCTAAGCATTCCATTTCGTCCGTGATTACTGCTGGTCGAGCCATATTCCGTATCCTCCTGTTTGTTTGCAAATTATGAAGAATAATTGGCACAAACAGAAAATAAATTATGATTATCTTGATTGCAAATCGGAATAACAACGATGCCGGGTGAGTAGGTAAAGATTTTTCCCAGATAAGAATTTGAGAAACTCGAAAAGCAGCACCAAGGTAACCACTACACGAAGTATTACACGGGCTGCCAACAGCTGATCACCTTGTTCTATGCGCAGATTGGCGGACATGACAGTCTCCGGGGTATTCAAACAAGCCTTGGCGTCCATGCTCAGAAATGGTACCACCTTGGACTTACAGACATAAAACGAAGCCCCTTGTCTGACGCCATGAAAAACCGCCCGTATCAAATTTATGAAGGACTGTTCTACAAGTTGCTCGACAAATGCTGATCAGTCACTCCTGACCATAAGGGACTCCGTCATTATAAAAATACCGTTTTAGGGCTGATGCTGATATCCCACCAATGAAGGCTGGGTGAACGCATCAGTCGTTTTTCCAGATTCTTTTTATCCTTACCACAGAGCTTGACTCCCTTTTGGTACACCGTATCAACAAGCCTTGCCTTTGCGGCTATTCCTCTCCAAGCAAAGTTACCAGCACGATTTATAACTGTTGTCACACTTTCAAGGAGATAGCCATTCCATGATTTTTCCAACCCTGCCCAGTAGCGCTCAATACTGTTATATTTACTGTGGTAGGGTGGATAATAAATCAATCTAATGTTAAGCCCTGTCATATCAGCAAACATGGTCATTCGGTACAGAAATTGACTTCGCCGTCCATTACATTCCGGGCCATTATCCATGTTGATGACCAACTGTTTGACGTTATACAGTTCTGACTTACGTTCATTCCACCACAACTCAAGACCGTCAACAAGAAAGTCACTGGTCTTGTTACTGCTACCGAAAAACAAAAACGATTTGCCGCTGACTGGCTCAAGTATACCGCCTGGAACAAGTTTCTCTTTAGGTCGCATGTCATGATCCCATGCCTCGACAGCTTTGATTCCACGAGATTTCCCACCTCGTGAATATTGGCCAACATGAACAGTCGCTTTCGTATCAATGCTGAGTCTCAACGTTTCAGGGTCACCATCTGCCAATGCATTCATTTGCCAGACGTTTTCGAAGATGGCGTCGGTTTCTGCTGTTTTTTTTCAACCTTGGTTTTCTGAACAGTACGTAATCGATAGTTTTGACGGTTCAAAATATTGGAAATTGTTCGAACTGCTGGCAGTGATTCTTCAGACCATCCTTCGGCAAGAAGTGCATTATAGACTGATTGCGCCGTCATATTCGTATAAAGTAACGTCGTTCGTAAACGTGGCTCAGCCTGACTTTGTGGCTCCATTATTTTTCGAATGGCTTCAAGTAACTCGGGGTGCTTCTCTTCAGATTTTGGCTTGTGTCGTTCAGTCAAATCATTGACGCAGACAATCCCACTCTCAAACTCTTTGATTCCCAACGCCACCGCTGAGCGATTCCATCCAAATTCATTTTCAGCAACCCGAGGCTTGCTATCCAGTATGGTCACCACAACATCTCCCATTGCTTGGCGTCGTGCTGGCCAAGGTATCAAGGAAACCAGACGAGTGATCAGTCCTGATACCTCCGGTGATATATTATTTCGGCTCAGTACAGATGTTTTCATATGCAATTTCTCCTGCTTAAACGTTGCTCTATGAAAACATAATAAGGGGTATTTTAGTATTTACCAAATCCCTAAGTTCCGGTTCAAGAATACACTTTTCTCAATGGATGCAACCGTCATTGATCTCTGCCTGAGAGTTTTTCCCTGGGCAGAATTCCGTCAACGCAAGGGAGCCATCAAATTGCACTACCTCTATGATCACCGTAGCTCGTTGCCGGCATTCATGGTCATGACTGATGGCAAAAAGAGCGATATCCGGGTGGCAAGAAGCCAGGAGAAACTTGATTTTCACCTGCTGCCGGACAGCATCGTTTCGTTTGACCGGGCCTATATCGACTTCGAATGGCTGTACACCCTTGATCAGCGCAAGGTCTGGTTCGTGACCCGCTCAAAAGCAAACATTCAGTACCGAATCATCGGACAGCATCAACCGATCAAAAACAAGCAGGTAACACGAGACGAAAGAATCGAACTGATAATCGAGAAATCGAGAGCAAAATATCTAAAACCGCTTCGATTGGTCTGCTATACTGATCAAGAAACCGGCAAGGCGTATGAGTTCATTACCAACAACATAAAACTCGCAGCCTCAACGATCGCAGCCATTTACAAGTCACGCTGGCAGATCGAAACGTTCTTCAGGTGGATCAAGCAAAACCTAAAAATCAAATCATTCCAGGGCACCAGTCAGAATGCGGTATTGTCGCAGACCTGGATAGCCATGTGCTACTATCTCCGGTTATCATACATCAAGTTTAAGACAAAATACCGACATTCATTGCAGGAATTGACCAGAATGATCGCTGCTGTACTCATAGAGCATCGCCTGTTGATCGATATTTCGTCTCTAAGGAGTCGTTAATAAATAAATAGTACAAATTCAGGGTGACCGAGGATCAATTCTATAGTTCCACTCACCATGAAAATCATTTCGGGTAATCTGAATGCTTTTGAACTCTGTCTCACTGACTTTAATGCCGGCAGGATAGCCTGAATAATTCACGAGGGCAATAAAAAAGGGATGCATAATCGCCACAAAGTGTTATTTTATTGGTGCTTAGACAACAAATAACCACTGGACGGCTATGCAACTCCCTTACACCAATATACACACTGACCAACCCAACCAACAAGCGCTATTTCCTGATTGTTTCGAAGTATCCGTTGCCCCTGTCAAGGGCAAAAAAGTGGTTCTTGATTTCCAGGGAGGCAACGCCACCAGCGATGCCGGTGTCCTGCTGTTGAAGGAAGTCGAGTCCATGACCAGGATCGTTCCGAAGCTTGCCGATTGCATTGCTGATTCCCGTCGGACCTCATCTGTCATGCATTCGATCCCTGACCTGATCGCCCAGCGGGTCTACCAGATCGCCTGCGGCTATGAGGACGGCAACGACAGCAATTCCATGCGGAAGGATCCCGCTCTCAAGATGGCCCTCAACCGTCTTCCTGAAAGCGGCGATGACCTTGCCAGCCAGCCTACCTTCAGCAGGCTGGAGAACATGGTTACCCGTCCGGAGCTCTATCGTATGGCTGTCGGGTTCCTCGATCATTTCCTTGACTCCTACACCGAGGCACCGCGGGTCATCGTCCTGGACTTTGACGATACCGAGGATGTTGTTCATGGCAAACAGCAGCTGGCGCTTTTCAACGGCTATCACCAGGAGACCTGTTACCAGCCTCTCCATGTTTTCGAGGGGTTGACTGGCAAGCTGATCGCCTCGATCCTTCGCCCCGGCAGGCGTCCTACCGGCAAGGAGATTGTATCATACGTGAAGCGCATTGTCCGCCATATCCGGAGCAGGTGGCCGGAAACAATCATCGTCTACCGCGGCGACAGCCATTACGGTGTGCCGGAAGTCTACTCCTTCCTTGCCAGAGAGCAGAACTGCTACAGCGTGACCGGCCTCGGCGGTAATGACGTGCTGCTTCGCTCCGTCAAGGACATTATTGAGGAGGTCAAGAAGCATGGAGCCGGATACCGCCGTTACCATACCTTTCAGTATCAGGCACGGAGCTGGAAGGAGACCCGCAGAGTGGTCGCCAAGGTCGAGATGACCGAAAAGGGGCTGAACGTGCGCTTCATCAGCACCGACATGCAGGAGGCAAAGGCCAAGACTCTGTACGAGCAGATTTACAGTGCACGTGGCAACGATGAACTCTACATCAAGGCGCATAAAACGTTCATGAAAAGCGACCGGACCTCATGCCATCGCTTTCTTGCCAACCAGTTCAGGGTCTTCCTGCATTCGGCGGCCTATGTCCTGGTCCACGCCTTCCAGACCAACCTGCTCCGGGGCACCGCCCTTGCCACGGCGACCTTCGAGACAATCCGATTGAAGCTCCTGAAAATCGGAGCGAAGGTCATTGAGATGAAGACACGCATCAAGGTGCATCTGCCGACCTCATATCCGTACAAACCGATACTGAACAAGTGCTTCGCCGTCCTTGAGCACCTGCGATCAGTCCCATGGCCATCAACAGCAATTCCGTAATGCTGTATCGTTTCCAGAAGGGGAAGGTAACAATCAAACAGAGCTACAGGAAGGGCGTAAAAGTCATGACGTCAAGGCAAGACTATGGCCTCATGGTATCTGAGGCCATAGTCTTACGGGGATAAGCCGCTT
This region includes:
- a CDS encoding IS4 family transposase, with protein sequence MPKFRFKNTLFSMDATVIDLCLRVFPWAEFRQRKGAIKLHYLYDHRSSLPAFMVMTDGKKSDIRVARSQEKLDFHLLPDSIVSFDRAYIDFEWLYTLDQRKVWFVTRSKANIQYRIIGQHQPIKNKQVTRDERIELIIEKSRAKYLKPLRLVCYTDQETGKAYEFITNNIKLAASTIAAIYKSRWQIETFFRWIKQNLKIKSFQGTSQNAVLSQTWIAMCYYLRLSYIKFKTKYRHSLQELTRMIAAVLIEHRLLIDISSLRSR
- a CDS encoding IS1380-like element ISCph6 family transposase; this encodes MQLPYTNIHTDQPNQQALFPDCFEVSVAPVKGKKVVLDFQGGNATSDAGVLLLKEVESMTRIVPKLADCIADSRRTSSVMHSIPDLIAQRVYQIACGYEDGNDSNSMRKDPALKMALNRLPESGDDLASQPTFSRLENMVTRPELYRMAVGFLDHFLDSYTEAPRVIVLDFDDTEDVVHGKQQLALFNGYHQETCYQPLHVFEGLTGKLIASILRPGRRPTGKEIVSYVKRIVRHIRSRWPETIIVYRGDSHYGVPEVYSFLAREQNCYSVTGLGGNDVLLRSVKDIIEEVKKHGAGYRRYHTFQYQARSWKETRRVVAKVEMTEKGLNVRFISTDMQEAKAKTLYEQIYSARGNDELYIKAHKTFMKSDRTSCHRFLANQFRVFLHSAAYVLVHAFQTNLLRGTALATATFETIRLKLLKIGAKVIEMKTRIKVHLPTSYPYKPILNKCFAVLEHLRSVPWPSTAIP
- a CDS encoding helix-turn-helix domain-containing protein → MARPAVITDEMECLAKKIVKEANTARELRAGLSILIPKTCDITYSETAELLGISVPTVVRIHRDISNQAAGKATPKGSWGGRRRQTLSLDEEARFLAEWVEKAEQGGVLVVPPIHTALEQRLGKTVAVSTVYRMLARHGWRKVEPDTCHPKQNMEEQEEFKKNSQRYWYKPPSKMY